The Thermothielavioides terrestris NRRL 8126 chromosome 2, complete sequence genome includes a region encoding these proteins:
- a CDS encoding carbohydrate-binding module family 18 protein (CAZy_ID 269699), with product MVASSLAGSVLLLALGFSQQVAAACTRTITARPGDTCASLAAEAGITVTDFLRSNPSVTSCSQLVAGGTYCVQGTADSAPTPSSTSSSSSPASSPTGLGVSTDGSCGNGITCAGSSFGPCCSPHGYCGSTDDYCGTGCQPEFGSCGSGVGATTPAVTVTVTVTDTTITAVTRTSLVYQTSTLTDIITRTKTTTAATATVTLTTIKTSTSTRTVDLTSFSINTITSIVTSTRVVTSNGCGTPTTPITTTTTQVQPGNPSPTLPGTPRNCKDFDLIQRGDTCRSIAIRNGLSLLEFYSLNPSVSADTIVLCTGDLPDLVLSGLCQISCDALWPGYYVCVGR from the exons ATGGTTGCCTCGTCGTTGGCCGGGAGCGTTCTGCTTCTGGCGCTGGGCTTCTCTCAGCAAGTTGCGGCGGCCTGCACCCGCACTATCACGGCTCGGCCGGGAGACACTTGCGCGTCTCTGGCTGCTGAGGCCGGGATCACGGTGACAGACTTCCTGAGGTCCAACCCCTCCGTCACCAGCTGCTCACAGCTTGTTGCTGGCGGAACATATTGCGTTCAAGGCACGGCAGACAGCGCACCGACCCCTAGTTCAACCTCCAGTTCCTCCAGTCCCGCATCTTCGCCCACGGGACTGGGGGTCAGCACGGATGGTTCCTGCGGCAATGGCATCACCTGCGCCGGGTCGAGCTTTGGCCCCTGCTGCTCGCCTCACGGATATTGCGGCAGCACCGACGACTACTGTGGAACTGGCTGTCAACCCGAATTTGGCTCCTGTGGCAGCGGAGTGGGCGCCACCACACCGGCGGTAACGGTGACGGTCACAGTGACCGACACCACCATTACAGCTGTAACTCGCACTTCTCTGGTCTACCAGACGTCTACTCTTACCGACATCATCACGCGGACAAagaccaccaccgccgccacggcgacCGTCACGCTGACCACCATCAAGACATCGACCAGCACGCGCACGGTGGACCTGACATCCTTCTCCATCAACACCATCACCAGTATCGTCACTTCCACTCGCGTGGTCACTTCTAACGGATGCGGCACGCCCACAACCCCTAtcacaaccacaaccacgCAGGTACAGCCCGGAAACCCGTCTCCTACGCTGCCTGGCACTCCCAGAAACT GCAAGGATTTTGATCTCATCCAGCGCGGTGACACATGCCGGAGCATTGCCATACGCAACGGCCTCTCTCTCCTGGAATT CTATTCACTCAACCCGTCGGTGAGCGCAGACACCATCGTCCTGTGCACGGGAGACCTGCCCGACCTGGTACTAAGTGGCCTGTGCCAGATTTCGTGCGACGCCCTGTGGCCGGGCTACTACGTGTGCGTGGGGAGATGA